The Kroppenstedtia pulmonis genome has a segment encoding these proteins:
- the cas10 gene encoding type III-B CRISPR-associated protein Cas10/Cmr2, whose protein sequence is MKTLHMSIGPVQSFVSQARRTRDLWAGSFLLSYLTGHAMAQVIEMGGSIVFPRVHDPEEKEKPESTISDDLLKKIWEVGKAGPSEKEGPYIGSLPNRFQAEIPDGKSPEPIVDAVNQAWTKVAEAVRKRAFPTGFPSKATEEIWERQVKDFWEITWVIGDKHDLLNRRKHWRTHIPPDEPGDKCTLTGNLQELSGFIRAHHRKEQDDFWKQVRQGLSSFDLQENERLSAIALIKRIYPQVARQALGWELPNVAQNFPSTAFLAAMPWILSKGDTEPEQAQNFAQLAKKAGIMKSEGVGIPSTAVDSSFYKLEGSVFFSSNLKRDNYWEEQGKKEAFKKELIDALSILTKEEKDEPSPFYALLLMDGDRMGELLAIHKEKVSEALGDFTKNVSRIVQDHQGFTVYAGGDDVLALLPLKQGLPAVVSLQEQYKEAFSKIDAIGEISAGLVYAHYKAPLQSVLKSAHQLLDDVAKTDCGRDSLAIRVWKGGGPLWTWSCPWNKVLSSTKPPETHMERVANQIRGQEAYSSSFFYHLRSRIELLTPDSKAEMDDFSEEVIKKLMVAEYMGGDRDVSREQAEEQMEALLPICLDYQRDEKKEIETGRFQIEGALIARFLATEGREQG, encoded by the coding sequence TTGAAAACGTTGCATATGTCCATTGGCCCCGTTCAGTCCTTTGTGTCCCAAGCCCGACGTACCCGGGATTTGTGGGCAGGTTCCTTTTTGCTGTCTTATTTAACCGGACATGCCATGGCCCAAGTGATCGAAATGGGGGGATCGATTGTCTTTCCCAGGGTTCACGATCCAGAGGAAAAGGAAAAACCGGAATCGACGATCTCGGATGATTTACTTAAAAAAATCTGGGAGGTTGGTAAAGCAGGACCTTCAGAAAAAGAAGGTCCCTATATCGGCTCCCTGCCTAACCGTTTTCAAGCAGAAATTCCTGATGGTAAATCCCCAGAACCCATCGTCGATGCAGTGAACCAAGCCTGGACTAAAGTTGCGGAGGCGGTGCGAAAAAGAGCATTCCCGACGGGCTTTCCTTCGAAGGCTACGGAGGAGATTTGGGAGCGTCAGGTCAAGGACTTCTGGGAGATCACTTGGGTGATAGGGGACAAGCATGACTTGTTGAACCGGCGCAAACATTGGCGGACGCACATCCCACCTGATGAGCCAGGGGACAAATGTACCTTAACGGGGAACCTCCAGGAACTGTCCGGTTTCATCCGGGCCCATCACAGGAAGGAGCAGGATGATTTTTGGAAACAGGTGCGTCAAGGACTTTCTTCCTTTGATCTACAGGAGAATGAACGCCTCAGTGCCATCGCCTTGATCAAGCGTATCTATCCCCAAGTGGCCAGGCAGGCACTGGGATGGGAACTGCCTAATGTGGCCCAGAACTTCCCTTCCACTGCTTTCTTGGCGGCAATGCCCTGGATTCTGTCCAAGGGAGATACAGAGCCGGAACAGGCCCAAAATTTTGCCCAATTGGCCAAAAAAGCGGGAATCATGAAGTCTGAAGGTGTAGGTATACCTTCCACAGCAGTGGACTCTAGCTTTTACAAACTGGAAGGCTCCGTTTTCTTTTCTTCTAATTTAAAACGAGATAATTATTGGGAAGAACAAGGGAAAAAGGAAGCATTCAAAAAGGAACTGATTGACGCTTTATCCATACTGACAAAAGAAGAAAAAGACGAACCTTCCCCCTTTTATGCTCTTTTGTTGATGGATGGGGATCGCATGGGGGAGCTACTAGCCATACACAAGGAAAAGGTAAGTGAGGCTTTGGGGGACTTCACCAAAAACGTGTCCCGGATAGTTCAAGACCATCAGGGATTTACCGTTTATGCCGGAGGGGATGATGTGCTGGCCCTGTTGCCACTGAAGCAGGGGTTACCGGCGGTGGTCAGCTTACAGGAACAATATAAGGAAGCTTTTTCTAAAATAGATGCTATTGGGGAGATTTCTGCCGGATTGGTCTATGCCCATTACAAAGCCCCCCTGCAAAGTGTCTTAAAAAGTGCCCATCAATTATTGGATGATGTAGCGAAAACTGATTGCGGAAGGGACAGCCTGGCTATCCGGGTCTGGAAAGGCGGCGGTCCTCTTTGGACCTGGTCCTGCCCCTGGAACAAGGTCCTATCAAGCACCAAGCCCCCTGAGACGCATATGGAAAGGGTGGCGAACCAGATACGGGGTCAGGAGGCTTACTCCTCTTCCTTTTTCTATCACTTACGCTCCCGGATTGAGCTGTTAACACCCGATTCCAAAGCTGAAATGGATGATTTCTCCGAAGAGGTTATCAAGAAGCTGATGGTTGCCGAGTACATGGGAGGGGATCGGGATGTTTCACGGGAACAAGCAGAGGAGCAGATGGAGGCATTGCTCCCGATCTGCCTGGACTATCAGAGAGATGAGAAGAAAGAGATAGAAACGGGGCGTTTCCAAATAGAGGGTGCGCTGATTGCCCGCTTCTTGGCGACAGAAGGGAGGGAGCAAGGATGA
- the cmr1 gene encoding type III-B CRISPR module RAMP protein Cmr1 has product MKESLTVLFQTVTPMFLAGANQDQAEMRIPSFKGALRFWYRAVDPEYINNEPILFGSGGTEGGQSRFWMKMESPFGKSPKKWGKPKREESKRRKSKDELESPLSYLSFSINMRKFTSYYLPEDDHMAITICRKRIPSDSELKYESDWRGLMAAVWLLGHVGGLGSRSRRGFGSLALQGMETTSTALAGIADLPIAHLEQTPEQWMSAFQTGLQQIQDGFSVSPKADHTVIDAESTFHLHSEGCDTWKEAMESMGELFREFRKRKQLTHRAAFGLPLQIQNRGWRFVPEKGQRYASPVWMRVVRIGDSYHPFIAVLSTDSGMTILRRGKGGDGQKLSVPISETFYDLRQYLKEKNYLSMGGL; this is encoded by the coding sequence GTGAAAGAGTCGTTAACGGTCCTGTTTCAGACGGTGACTCCTATGTTTTTAGCAGGAGCGAACCAAGATCAGGCAGAGATGCGTATCCCTTCCTTTAAGGGAGCCTTACGTTTTTGGTACCGGGCAGTAGATCCGGAATATATCAACAATGAGCCGATCTTGTTTGGCAGTGGGGGCACAGAGGGTGGGCAGAGCCGCTTTTGGATGAAGATGGAATCACCCTTTGGTAAATCTCCGAAAAAGTGGGGAAAGCCCAAGAGAGAGGAGTCAAAGAGGAGAAAATCAAAGGATGAACTTGAATCCCCTCTCTCCTATCTATCTTTTTCGATCAATATGCGTAAGTTTACGTCCTATTACTTACCAGAGGATGATCACATGGCAATCACGATTTGCCGCAAGCGCATTCCTTCTGATAGCGAGCTGAAGTATGAATCGGACTGGAGAGGCTTGATGGCGGCGGTGTGGTTACTGGGACATGTAGGCGGATTAGGTTCCCGTTCCCGGCGGGGATTTGGCAGTTTGGCCCTACAGGGAATGGAGACGACTTCCACCGCCTTGGCGGGGATCGCTGATCTTCCCATTGCACATCTAGAGCAAACACCGGAACAGTGGATGAGCGCTTTTCAGACAGGACTTCAGCAAATACAGGATGGATTTTCGGTAAGTCCTAAAGCGGATCACACAGTCATCGATGCAGAGAGTACCTTTCATCTCCATTCTGAGGGGTGCGATACCTGGAAAGAGGCAATGGAGAGCATGGGAGAACTGTTCAGGGAATTTCGGAAAAGGAAGCAGTTGACCCACCGGGCGGCTTTTGGTTTACCCCTTCAGATACAAAATCGGGGATGGAGATTTGTGCCGGAAAAAGGCCAACGGTACGCTTCTCCGGTTTGGATGCGAGTGGTTCGGATTGGCGATTCTTATCATCCCTTTATTGCGGTTTTGTCCACCGATTCAGGCATGACCATCCTGCGTCGAGGAAAAGGGGGAGACGGTCAGAAGTTGTCCGTTCCCATTAGCGAAACGTTCTATGATTTACGCCAATATTTGAAAGAGAAAAACTATCTTTCCATGGGAGGGCTGTAA
- a CDS encoding type III-B CRISPR module-associated Cmr3 family protein: MKWWIFRPLDTWFFRGGMPFNRGEKSAVQPESVFPPPMQTLQGAIRTTLAQRQGWKPGNPLPSELGDPNSLGNLGLTGPILLYGEQEVLFPAPNLLVGEKSPKKPWQLTRLSPGPAVWTDMGKVSLPVPLDKTVKGKALDVWLNRQGMEAVLSGGMPLDQGIYRAKDLWEAERRVGLMRDEKTRTAKDHHLYMPIHTRPRQGLAVAVGVQGVPEDWHPQETVVSLGGEGRSAAVEVRDQLQQESSEWLTPPELVVKEDRLFYTVTLITPGSFPDKNEAAQRGLPGLPGCCRSACIGKPEQIGGWDVVNNRPRPLKPWLPAGSTWWMEADEQDQERVVSLHGAKIGSQTEYGMGQLVIGTWNGEVTEE, from the coding sequence ATGAAGTGGTGGATTTTTCGTCCCTTGGATACATGGTTTTTCCGAGGAGGAATGCCCTTTAACCGAGGGGAGAAAAGTGCGGTACAACCGGAAAGTGTATTTCCGCCTCCGATGCAGACCTTGCAAGGGGCTATTCGAACCACCTTGGCCCAGAGACAAGGGTGGAAGCCAGGAAATCCACTCCCATCCGAATTGGGAGATCCGAACAGCCTGGGTAATCTGGGATTAACAGGCCCGATCCTGCTCTATGGTGAACAAGAAGTATTGTTTCCTGCTCCCAACCTATTGGTAGGAGAAAAGTCACCGAAAAAACCTTGGCAACTGACACGGTTATCCCCTGGTCCGGCGGTATGGACAGACATGGGAAAAGTGAGCTTGCCGGTACCCCTAGACAAAACCGTGAAAGGTAAAGCCCTGGATGTTTGGTTGAACCGTCAAGGGATGGAGGCGGTTTTATCCGGTGGGATGCCTCTGGATCAGGGTATTTACAGGGCTAAAGATTTGTGGGAAGCAGAGCGTCGAGTCGGACTGATGCGTGATGAGAAAACCCGCACAGCGAAGGATCATCATTTATATATGCCGATTCATACCCGTCCCCGTCAAGGACTGGCCGTAGCAGTGGGAGTACAGGGAGTGCCGGAAGACTGGCATCCTCAGGAAACGGTTGTTTCTCTGGGGGGAGAGGGGCGCTCAGCTGCGGTGGAAGTCAGGGATCAATTGCAACAGGAGTCATCTGAATGGCTGACACCCCCTGAACTGGTGGTGAAAGAGGATCGTTTGTTTTATACGGTAACCTTGATCACACCAGGATCCTTCCCCGACAAAAATGAGGCAGCACAGCGAGGTTTGCCTGGATTGCCAGGGTGTTGTCGGTCAGCCTGTATCGGGAAGCCGGAACAGATCGGGGGATGGGATGTGGTAAACAACCGCCCACGCCCTCTGAAACCCTGGCTACCCGCCGGCAGTACCTGGTGGATGGAAGCAGATGAACAAGATCAGGAAAGGGTTGTTTCATTGCACGGTGCAAAAATCGGCAGCCAGACAGAGTACGGTATGGGTCAGTTGGTGATCGGAACATGGAATGGGGAGGTAACAGAAGAATGA
- a CDS encoding ABC transporter ATP-binding protein → MVEVRNVSKKYGQKNVIEDVSLQIQKGKITSFIGPNGAGKSTLLSMISRLITKDSGEIYIDGEDVTTSKSSHLAKKISILKQTNVISLRLTVRELVSFGRFPYSQGRLSKEDEEHVDQAIRYMELEDIQHKYLDQLSGGQKQRAYIAMVVAQDTEYVLLDEPLNNLDMKHSVQIMKILRKLVDELGKTVVIVIHEINFASCYSDQIVALKDGKIVQEGPTREMIHSAVLREIYDMDIVIEDFNDNRICVYYT, encoded by the coding sequence ATGGTAGAGGTACGAAATGTTTCTAAAAAGTATGGTCAGAAAAACGTCATTGAGGATGTATCTCTCCAAATCCAAAAAGGTAAGATTACATCCTTCATCGGGCCGAACGGGGCGGGGAAGAGTACATTGTTATCCATGATCAGTCGCTTGATCACAAAAGATTCCGGTGAGATTTACATAGATGGCGAGGATGTAACGACAAGCAAAAGCAGCCATCTTGCCAAAAAGATATCTATTTTAAAACAGACCAATGTGATTTCACTCCGATTGACGGTAAGGGAGCTGGTTTCCTTCGGGCGTTTTCCTTACTCCCAGGGACGGTTGTCCAAGGAGGACGAGGAACATGTGGACCAAGCGATCCGGTACATGGAATTGGAGGATATCCAGCACAAGTATCTGGATCAATTGAGTGGGGGGCAGAAACAGCGGGCCTATATCGCCATGGTGGTAGCCCAGGATACAGAATATGTACTGCTTGATGAACCCCTGAACAATCTGGATATGAAGCACTCTGTTCAGATCATGAAGATACTGAGAAAACTTGTTGATGAATTGGGTAAAACCGTTGTGATCGTCATCCACGAGATCAACTTTGCTTCCTGCTATTCCGATCAAATCGTCGCCCTGAAGGACGGAAAAATCGTTCAGGAAGGGCCGACACGTGAAATGATTCATTCCGCCGTATTAAGAGAGATATACGACATGGATATAGTCATTGAAGACTTTAACGATAACCGGATATGCGTCTATTACACATAA
- the cmr4 gene encoding type III-B CRISPR module RAMP protein Cmr4 translates to MKASLIGLLTETMVHPGSGQNNGAIDLPVARESTTGYPVAVGSSMKGALRDKADQEKWEDVKELFGDQKQAGEMAVSDARLLLLPVRSLQGLYRWVTCPYILERLQRDARLAGKPISLHIPEVGEGDALVEEGLGTLFLEELSFDMKAKSKVIQEWAEEIEPLIGHDQVRERLKKQLAVVSDHDFAYLARYSLPVHIRNQLDKNKTSKNLWSEETLPPDTLLYTLLIPRPGREMKGEEIERRLKENPYIQIGGNETLGQGWCMIAIAERGES, encoded by the coding sequence ATGAAAGCAAGTCTCATCGGATTATTGACGGAAACCATGGTGCATCCAGGAAGCGGGCAAAACAACGGAGCCATTGACCTGCCAGTGGCCCGGGAATCTACCACCGGTTATCCCGTGGCAGTAGGATCCAGTATGAAAGGTGCCCTTCGGGATAAAGCCGACCAGGAGAAGTGGGAGGATGTTAAGGAGCTGTTTGGTGATCAGAAGCAGGCAGGGGAGATGGCAGTCTCTGATGCCCGCTTATTGTTGTTGCCGGTTCGTTCCCTTCAGGGTCTCTACCGTTGGGTGACCTGTCCCTACATCTTGGAACGGCTACAACGAGATGCCCGTTTGGCGGGCAAGCCTATTTCCTTACACATTCCCGAGGTCGGGGAGGGAGATGCGCTGGTGGAGGAGGGCTTGGGAACGCTGTTTTTAGAAGAGCTCTCTTTTGACATGAAAGCCAAATCCAAAGTGATTCAAGAATGGGCGGAGGAGATCGAACCACTGATCGGACATGATCAGGTGAGAGAACGTTTGAAGAAACAACTGGCTGTGGTAAGCGATCATGACTTTGCCTATCTGGCTCGGTACAGCTTACCGGTACATATCCGCAACCAACTGGATAAAAACAAAACCAGCAAAAACCTATGGTCGGAGGAAACCCTTCCCCCAGATACCTTGCTATACACCCTACTCATCCCACGGCCGGGAAGAGAGATGAAGGGGGAAGAGATCGAAAGGAGATTGAAGGAAAACCCCTATATCCAGATTGGTGGTAACGAAACCCTGGGGCAAGGTTGGTGCATGATCGCCATCGCCGAAAGGGGGGAAAGCTGA
- a CDS encoding iron chelate uptake ABC transporter family permease subunit, with protein sequence MRLSVKTGLLAVVSAVLVALFLFTDIVGNWEYVLSRRSSKVLAMILTGSAIAISTLVFQTITNNRILTPSIMGLDFLYLLIQTVVIFLFGSATLTMMNSNIHFLITVGLMILFSGVLYKVMFKSEGQNIYFLLLIGMIFGTLFQSLSSFMQMLIDPNEFQVIQDKMFASFNNINTDLLWIAGISILLVSLYFLRFIKYLDVLSLGRDQAVNLGVDYDYVVKRLLIIVAVSISVSTALVGPITFLGLLVVNVAYETMKTYRHTYLILGSIFISIIALVGGQWMVERLFAFSTPLSVIINFVGGVYFIYLLLKENRSW encoded by the coding sequence ATGCGTCTTAGTGTTAAAACGGGTTTACTTGCCGTAGTATCCGCTGTCTTAGTCGCTTTATTCCTGTTTACGGATATCGTGGGAAACTGGGAGTATGTTCTCTCCCGAAGAAGTTCCAAGGTACTGGCCATGATCCTAACCGGCAGTGCCATTGCGATTTCCACACTTGTGTTTCAGACGATCACCAATAATCGCATCCTGACTCCCAGCATTATGGGCCTGGATTTTCTGTACTTGCTGATCCAGACCGTGGTCATCTTCCTGTTTGGATCTGCTACCTTGACCATGATGAACAGCAACATCCACTTTTTGATAACGGTAGGGCTGATGATCCTGTTTTCAGGTGTGTTATATAAAGTGATGTTTAAAAGTGAAGGGCAAAACATTTATTTTCTTCTCCTGATCGGGATGATCTTCGGTACCCTGTTTCAGAGCTTATCATCCTTTATGCAGATGTTGATTGATCCCAATGAGTTTCAAGTTATTCAGGATAAAATGTTTGCCAGCTTCAACAATATCAACACGGATTTGCTGTGGATTGCAGGTATCTCCATTTTGCTTGTCTCTCTGTACTTTTTGCGGTTTATCAAATACCTGGACGTCCTGTCATTGGGCCGGGATCAAGCTGTAAATCTGGGGGTTGATTACGACTATGTCGTCAAACGGTTGCTGATCATTGTGGCGGTTTCGATCTCTGTCTCCACGGCATTGGTGGGCCCCATTACCTTTCTCGGACTGCTTGTCGTCAATGTGGCCTACGAGACCATGAAAACATACCGCCATACCTATCTGATACTGGGGTCGATCTTTATCAGTATCATCGCCCTGGTGGGAGGACAATGGATGGTGGAGAGACTTTTCGCCTTCTCCACTCCCTTAAGTGTCATTATCAATTTTGTCGGCGGCGTCTACTTTATCTATCTGCTGCTAAAGGAGAATCGATCATGGTAG
- a CDS encoding DedA family protein gives MDEWITQLIEELGYFGLFLVMVLENLFPPIPSELVLPFGGFMTTRTNLTLVGVTVVTTTGSVLGAILLYGLGRLVDKKRLETIVERWGHVLRVSKGDIRRANKWFDRYGIWTICFCRMIPLVRSLVSIPAGMAHMNLTLFLLFTVLGTASWNIILVALGAVFGETWPIILPFIQIYSTLVYGVIIAFLLCSIIWYVLRHRRS, from the coding sequence TTGGACGAATGGATTACCCAACTCATCGAAGAGCTTGGCTATTTCGGTCTGTTTCTGGTAATGGTTCTGGAAAATTTGTTTCCCCCTATCCCTTCGGAGCTTGTTTTGCCCTTTGGGGGATTTATGACTACCCGGACAAATCTTACTCTTGTCGGTGTCACAGTTGTCACGACAACGGGTTCGGTGCTGGGAGCCATACTCCTGTATGGCCTTGGTCGGCTTGTGGATAAAAAACGCCTGGAGACAATCGTGGAACGATGGGGTCATGTACTGAGGGTATCAAAAGGAGATATTCGGCGAGCCAATAAATGGTTTGATCGCTATGGTATCTGGACGATCTGTTTTTGTCGCATGATTCCCCTTGTGCGAAGTTTGGTTTCCATCCCTGCCGGTATGGCCCATATGAATCTGACTTTGTTCTTGTTGTTTACAGTTTTGGGCACTGCCTCATGGAACATCATACTGGTTGCCCTCGGGGCTGTTTTCGGGGAAACCTGGCCCATCATTCTTCCCTTTATCCAAATCTATTCCACTCTGGTATACGGGGTTATCATCGCTTTTCTTTTATGCAGCATCATCTGGTATGTCCTTCGACATCGCCGATCGTAA
- a CDS encoding DUF441 domain-containing protein has product MDIFFMLLVIVGLGVISKNATVWIAGLGLVLLRLWPGNQPLEWMNQYGLKVGVIILTMGVLSPIALGKLPWTNLVETMKSMSGLVAIAVGIFVAYLGGRGTGLLTDQPQIVTGLLIGTIVGVAFFRGVPVGPLIAAGILSLFIGWFK; this is encoded by the coding sequence ATGGATATATTCTTCATGTTACTGGTAATTGTGGGTTTGGGTGTGATATCCAAGAATGCGACGGTCTGGATCGCTGGTCTTGGGCTGGTGCTTCTTCGTTTGTGGCCGGGGAATCAGCCCCTGGAGTGGATGAATCAGTATGGGTTAAAAGTTGGGGTGATTATTTTGACGATGGGGGTTCTTTCACCTATCGCCTTGGGTAAACTTCCTTGGACCAATTTGGTGGAAACGATGAAGAGTATGTCCGGTTTGGTTGCTATAGCCGTCGGTATTTTTGTGGCTTATCTGGGGGGAAGGGGAACCGGACTGTTAACCGATCAGCCTCAGATTGTGACAGGATTGTTGATCGGAACCATTGTTGGAGTTGCTTTCTTTCGGGGTGTACCAGTAGGACCGTTGATCGCAGCGGGGATTCTTTCCCTGTTTATCGGTTGGTTTAAATGA
- a CDS encoding D-Ala-D-Ala carboxypeptidase family metallohydrolase: MAHLVRILKISSLAFVLALAFLLIGTNEAEAYNWTRTLKEGSSGNDVKELQIRVAGWAADSGSKTYIAVDGQFGPATKAAVKRFQKAYGLQVDGIAGPATHAKLNALEASDGSTTHFNFSEFHSKDGSGFSGGKVSATTVKENVRRQMYKLEALRKKAGDAPITINSGFRSINHNRNVGGSSNSQHLYGIAADIVVRGKTPSQVQSLAKTNGYSGIIRYSSFVHVDSRVEYPYGAGSWYWP, from the coding sequence ATGGCTCATTTAGTCAGAATATTGAAAATATCATCATTGGCATTTGTATTGGCATTGGCTTTCTTACTGATTGGAACAAATGAGGCGGAAGCTTATAATTGGACACGGACGTTGAAGGAAGGAAGCAGCGGAAACGATGTCAAGGAACTGCAGATTCGAGTTGCAGGATGGGCGGCAGATTCAGGATCCAAGACGTACATAGCCGTGGATGGACAGTTTGGTCCCGCTACCAAAGCGGCGGTGAAGCGCTTTCAAAAGGCATATGGTCTGCAGGTTGATGGAATTGCGGGACCCGCTACACATGCCAAGCTAAATGCTTTGGAGGCCAGTGACGGGTCGACGACCCACTTTAATTTCAGTGAGTTCCATTCCAAAGATGGAAGTGGCTTCAGTGGAGGAAAGGTAAGTGCAACCACTGTAAAGGAAAATGTTCGTCGCCAGATGTACAAGCTGGAAGCACTTCGTAAAAAAGCGGGTGATGCTCCGATTACCATCAACTCCGGCTTTCGCAGCATTAACCACAATCGAAACGTAGGGGGTTCTTCCAACAGTCAGCACTTGTACGGAATCGCCGCGGATATTGTAGTTCGTGGCAAAACTCCTTCCCAGGTTCAATCACTGGCAAAAACCAATGGTTACAGCGGGATCATTCGCTACAGCAGTTTTGTCCATGTAGACAGCCGTGTGGAGTATCCCTATGGTGCCGGCAGTTGGTACTGGCCGTAA
- a CDS encoding ABC transporter permease: protein MKKRYLFIALIVFSFTSVFIGVEDLTLFDLFDLTDEKALILWGSRLPRLISIIIAGVSMSVCGLIMQQLTRNKFVSPTTAGTMDAARLGILVSLLLFTSASSLQKILVAFAFALAGTFLFMKILDRIKFKDTIFIPLVGLMFGNIISSISTFFAYKYDVIQNMSSWLHGDFAMIVSGRFELLYISIPLVIIAYLFADKFTIAGMGEEFAKNLGLNYKQVVNIGLVIVAMVTASVILTVGMIPFLGLIIPNIVSIYQGDHLKKSLSHTALLGAVFVLFCDILGRIVIYPYEISISLTVGVIGSGIFIYLLMRGRAHAS from the coding sequence ATGAAAAAAAGATATTTGTTTATCGCACTTATTGTCTTTTCTTTTACATCGGTTTTCATAGGTGTCGAGGATCTAACGCTGTTTGACCTTTTTGATCTGACAGATGAGAAGGCTCTTATATTATGGGGTAGCAGGCTTCCTCGTTTGATCAGTATCATCATTGCAGGGGTGAGTATGAGTGTATGCGGACTGATTATGCAACAGCTTACCCGTAACAAATTCGTGTCACCTACCACGGCCGGGACGATGGATGCGGCCCGGTTGGGAATTCTCGTATCGCTGCTTCTCTTTACCTCGGCGAGTTCGTTGCAAAAGATACTGGTTGCGTTTGCTTTTGCTTTGGCTGGTACGTTCCTGTTTATGAAGATTTTGGATCGAATCAAGTTTAAAGATACCATTTTCATTCCCTTGGTCGGTCTGATGTTTGGCAATATTATCAGCTCCATCTCCACATTTTTTGCCTATAAATATGACGTCATTCAGAACATGTCGTCCTGGTTGCACGGAGATTTTGCGATGATTGTTTCCGGGCGGTTTGAACTGCTGTATATCAGTATTCCTCTGGTTATTATCGCGTACCTGTTTGCCGATAAGTTTACGATAGCGGGAATGGGTGAGGAGTTTGCGAAGAATCTGGGGCTGAACTACAAGCAGGTGGTCAATATTGGACTTGTTATCGTCGCCATGGTTACCGCCTCCGTCATTCTTACAGTCGGGATGATTCCGTTTTTGGGGTTGATCATTCCCAATATCGTTTCGATCTATCAAGGGGATCATTTGAAAAAAAGCCTTTCTCATACAGCGCTTCTGGGGGCGGTCTTCGTCTTGTTTTGCGACATACTCGGACGGATCGTGATTTACCCGTATGAGATATCGATCAGTCTGACCGTCGGAGTCATTGGAAGCGGGATATTTATTTACTTGTTGATGAGGGGAAGGGCCCATGCGTCTTAG
- a CDS encoding siderophore ABC transporter substrate-binding protein, translated as MRKLSMLFLIAVLAVVATACGTPSQDADKGSAETITVKHELGKTKVKKNPEKVVVFDFGTLDTLDKLGIDIAALPQENLPEYLSKFKDKKYKNAGGLKEPDFEKINEVQPDLIIISGRQAELYDDFKEIAPTIYMGVDTTRYMDSFKENVTQLGKIFGKEEQAEKELKDVEKAIADLNKKASDSDKKALIILANDGKVSAYGEGSRFGLIHDVFGVETIDKKIEASTHGQSVSFEYIAKKNPDYLYVIDRGAVVGGESSAKQVVENDIVKGTKAYKEDNIVYLDPNYWYLSGGGLVSVMEMVKEVDASLK; from the coding sequence ATGAGAAAGCTGTCCATGTTATTTCTTATCGCCGTCCTTGCAGTGGTCGCCACAGCCTGTGGGACTCCTTCACAGGATGCTGATAAAGGTTCTGCCGAGACCATTACGGTAAAGCATGAACTGGGCAAAACCAAAGTGAAGAAGAATCCGGAGAAAGTCGTTGTCTTCGATTTTGGAACCCTGGATACCCTGGATAAACTGGGGATAGACATTGCGGCATTACCCCAGGAAAATCTGCCGGAATATCTCTCTAAATTTAAGGATAAAAAATATAAAAATGCAGGGGGACTCAAAGAACCGGATTTTGAGAAGATCAACGAAGTCCAACCGGATCTGATTATTATTTCCGGAAGACAAGCGGAGTTGTATGACGACTTCAAGGAAATCGCCCCCACGATCTATATGGGTGTCGATACCACTCGATACATGGATTCTTTCAAAGAGAACGTCACCCAGTTAGGTAAGATATTCGGCAAGGAAGAGCAAGCAGAAAAAGAGCTGAAAGATGTGGAAAAGGCCATCGCTGATCTGAATAAAAAGGCGAGTGACAGTGATAAAAAAGCACTGATCATTTTGGCCAACGACGGTAAAGTGAGTGCCTACGGAGAAGGATCCCGCTTTGGTTTGATCCATGATGTGTTTGGAGTAGAGACGATTGACAAAAAAATCGAAGCTTCCACCCATGGTCAAAGTGTTTCCTTTGAATATATCGCTAAAAAGAATCCAGATTATCTCTATGTCATCGACAGAGGTGCTGTGGTGGGAGGAGAATCCTCAGCCAAGCAGGTTGTGGAAAATGATATAGTCAAAGGGACCAAGGCTTATAAGGAAGATAACATTGTATATCTGGATCCGAACTACTGGTACCTATCCGGTGGTGGCCTGGTGTCAGTGATGGAGATGGTAAAAGAAGTAGATGCCAGTCTGAAATAA